One region of Kytococcus sedentarius DSM 20547 genomic DNA includes:
- the mobA gene encoding molybdenum cofactor guanylyltransferase yields MRTGEEVTLENTAAIVLSGGRSARMGRPKHALVRDGVTLLEIALSACPGARPVVLVGPVSLRAELNGPPQPEHLVVTREDPPGGGPCAGLAAGIERVPAGVEWVQLLTCDLPRAPEVVAALAAVEPPRGAAAVVATDSSGWPQLLCGRYRAAPLRAALAGEVRDRSARRVLGDLVRQEIPLEDVLLADVDDPDAARRAGFSPPGGW; encoded by the coding sequence ATGAGAACCGGCGAGGAGGTCACCCTCGAGAACACCGCAGCAATCGTTCTCTCCGGCGGGCGATCCGCCCGCATGGGGAGGCCGAAGCACGCGCTCGTGCGGGACGGTGTGACGCTGCTGGAGATCGCGCTCTCAGCCTGCCCCGGGGCGCGTCCGGTCGTGCTCGTGGGACCGGTCTCCCTCCGCGCCGAGCTGAACGGCCCGCCCCAGCCGGAGCACCTCGTCGTGACCCGCGAGGACCCGCCGGGCGGGGGACCGTGCGCGGGCCTGGCGGCCGGCATCGAGCGGGTGCCGGCCGGGGTGGAATGGGTCCAGCTGCTCACCTGCGACCTCCCCCGGGCCCCGGAGGTCGTGGCCGCCCTTGCCGCCGTCGAGCCTCCCCGCGGGGCCGCGGCGGTTGTGGCCACGGACTCCTCCGGGTGGCCCCAGCTGCTCTGTGGCCGCTACCGGGCGGCACCCCTGCGGGCCGCGCTGGCCGGGGAGGTGCGGGACCGCTCGGCGCGCCGGGTGCTCGGTGATCTCGTCCGTCAGGAGATCCCGCTCGAGGACGTGCTCCTCGCCGACGTGGACGACCCGGACGCCGCCCGGCGGGCCGGGTTCAGCCCGCCCGGCGGCTGGTGA
- a CDS encoding YnfA family protein, whose amino-acid sequence MDTLRSLGLFVLAALCEIGGAWLVWQGLREHRGLVWVGAGVIALGLYGVVASWQPEGEFGRVLAAYGGVFVAGSILWGMVADGYRPDRWDLLGAAVCLLGMAVIMYAPRSGG is encoded by the coding sequence ATGGACACGCTGCGCTCGCTGGGACTCTTCGTGCTCGCGGCCCTCTGCGAGATCGGGGGCGCCTGGCTGGTCTGGCAGGGACTGCGCGAGCACCGCGGGCTGGTCTGGGTCGGCGCCGGGGTCATCGCGCTGGGGCTCTACGGGGTGGTCGCCAGCTGGCAGCCCGAGGGGGAGTTCGGCCGGGTCCTGGCCGCCTACGGGGGCGTCTTCGTCGCCGGCTCGATCCTCTGGGGGATGGTGGCCGACGGCTACCGGCCCGACCGCTGGGACCTCCTCGGCGCTGCGGTCTGTCTGCTCGGCATGGCCGTGATCATGTACGCCCCGCGCTCCGGCGGCTGA
- the moaC gene encoding cyclic pyranopterin monophosphate synthase MoaC has translation MSQPFTHLDEQGAARMVDVTHKQPTVRHATARATVELGPTVATVMDDGEVPKGDVLAVARIAGIAAAKRAPDLLPLAHVIGVHHARIELEREGELLTITAECGTADRTGVEMEALTAASVAALAVVDMVKGLDKAVRIGGVELIAKSGGKSGDWHREG, from the coding sequence ATGAGCCAACCCTTCACCCATCTCGACGAGCAGGGCGCCGCCCGCATGGTCGACGTCACCCACAAGCAACCGACCGTGCGGCACGCGACCGCGCGGGCCACGGTGGAGCTCGGGCCCACCGTGGCCACGGTCATGGACGACGGCGAGGTCCCCAAGGGGGACGTGCTGGCGGTGGCCCGCATCGCCGGCATCGCGGCGGCCAAGCGGGCGCCGGACCTGCTGCCCCTGGCCCACGTCATCGGCGTGCACCACGCCCGCATCGAGCTGGAGCGCGAGGGCGAGCTGCTCACCATCACCGCCGAGTGCGGCACCGCCGACCGCACCGGGGTGGAGATGGAGGCCCTCACCGCCGCGAGCGTGGCCGCCCTGGCCGTGGTGGACATGGTCAAGGGGCTCGACAAGGCCGTCCGCATCGGCGGGGTGGAGCTGATCGCGAAGTCCGGCGGCAAGTCCGGCGACTGGCACCGCGAGGGCTGA
- the moaA gene encoding GTP 3',8-cyclase MoaA codes for MSHLPLVDRFGRVATDLRLSVTDVCNLRCTYCLPEVVDGWLPRAEVLDREELVRLARIGTRTLGIEKIRLTGGEPLTRPDLVEIVADLHRALPEVELALTTNGLGLARKAGALREAGLSRVNVSLDTVDRHTYAQITRRGRLDEVLEGLSAAVAAGLTPVKVNCVPTRGINDDGLLDLVDHCVETGCELRFIEQMPIGAPRDWARENLVTAQEVRAQVATRYELREVPARGAAPAELFDLWRDGEQMGRIGTIASVTEPFCGSCDRTRISADGQLRSCLFSQDETDLRGLLRGGADDEQIARAWLGTMAAKPRAHGSDAGGFGEDFVQPERPMNAIGG; via the coding sequence ATGTCCCACCTGCCGCTCGTCGACCGGTTCGGCCGGGTGGCCACGGACCTACGACTCTCCGTGACCGACGTCTGCAACCTGCGCTGCACCTACTGCCTGCCGGAGGTGGTCGACGGCTGGCTGCCCCGTGCCGAGGTCCTGGACCGCGAGGAGCTCGTCCGCCTCGCCCGCATCGGCACCCGGACCCTGGGCATCGAGAAGATCCGCCTCACCGGGGGCGAGCCGCTCACCCGCCCCGACCTGGTCGAGATCGTCGCCGACCTGCACCGCGCCCTGCCCGAGGTGGAGCTGGCGCTCACCACGAACGGTCTCGGCCTGGCCCGGAAGGCCGGTGCCCTGCGCGAGGCCGGGCTGTCCCGCGTGAACGTCTCCCTGGACACCGTCGACCGGCACACCTACGCCCAGATCACCCGCCGGGGCCGCCTCGACGAGGTGCTCGAGGGGCTCTCCGCGGCGGTCGCGGCCGGGCTCACCCCGGTGAAGGTCAACTGCGTCCCCACCCGCGGGATCAACGACGACGGCCTGCTCGACCTCGTGGACCACTGCGTCGAGACCGGCTGCGAGCTGCGCTTCATCGAGCAGATGCCGATCGGTGCCCCCCGCGACTGGGCCCGGGAGAACCTCGTGACCGCCCAGGAGGTGCGCGCCCAGGTCGCCACCCGGTACGAGCTGCGCGAGGTGCCGGCCCGCGGGGCCGCTCCCGCCGAGCTCTTCGACCTGTGGCGCGACGGGGAGCAGATGGGCCGGATCGGCACCATCGCCTCGGTCACCGAGCCCTTCTGCGGCTCCTGCGACCGCACCCGGATCTCCGCCGACGGCCAGCTGCGCTCCTGCCTGTTCTCGCAGGACGAGACCGACCTGCGCGGCCTGCTCCGCGGCGGCGCGGACGACGAGCAGATCGCCCGCGCCTGGCTGGGCACGATGGCCGCCAAGCCCCGCGCCCACGGCTCGGACGCCGGTGGCTTCGGCGAGGACTTCGTGCAACCCGAGCGACCCATGAACGCGATCGGAGGATGA
- a CDS encoding molybdenum cofactor biosynthesis protein MoaE gives MPASTVQSTPLEAAAVRADLADRTHGAVVLFEGVVRDHDHGRSVVSLGYSAHPEAERVLAEVVAEIEAEFDVVAVAQHRVGDLAIGEVALVAGCASAHRAGAFPACAELVERIKERVPVWKKQVFTDWSDEWVGLGEC, from the coding sequence ATGCCTGCCTCCACCGTCCAGTCCACCCCGCTGGAGGCGGCGGCCGTCCGGGCGGACCTGGCCGACCGGACCCACGGCGCCGTCGTGCTCTTCGAGGGCGTCGTCCGTGACCACGACCACGGCCGGTCCGTGGTCTCGCTGGGCTACTCCGCCCACCCGGAGGCCGAGCGCGTGCTGGCAGAGGTGGTCGCCGAGATCGAGGCGGAGTTCGACGTGGTGGCTGTGGCCCAGCATCGGGTGGGCGATCTGGCGATCGGCGAGGTGGCCCTGGTGGCCGGCTGCGCCTCGGCCCACCGGGCGGGGGCCTTCCCGGCCTGCGCCGAGCTGGTGGAGCGCATCAAGGAGCGGGTGCCGGTGTGGAAGAAGCAGGTCTTCACGGACTGGAGTGACGAGTGGGTGGGTCTCGGTGAGTGCTGA
- a CDS encoding molybdopterin molybdotransferase MoeA: MPQGADTVVPVELTDIPRGPVPLPQEVRVDELPAGDNIRAAGSDVTTGQVVAEAGTVLDALTLGAVAAVGVAEVEATRPVRVRAVATGDELAPLGTELGPGQLPDCNSWLVHGLATALGHPTERVLLDHDDPEELGRRLPELTADTDLLVFTGGVSAGAFEVVRQCLEPRGIEFGQVSMQPGKPQGVGQLDGVTVLCLPGNPVSAVVSFLAFARPWLDAASGRETPGPVTTVLGDGWAKKPGRTQYMPVTLSPEEGRLVARRRSAEGSLSHLASRLAGVDGFAIVPAAAEGVQEGDLVEVMMVP, encoded by the coding sequence GTGCCGCAGGGGGCCGACACCGTGGTGCCGGTGGAGCTCACGGACATCCCCCGCGGACCGGTCCCGCTGCCCCAGGAGGTCCGCGTGGACGAGCTGCCGGCCGGGGACAACATCCGCGCCGCCGGCAGCGACGTGACCACCGGGCAGGTCGTGGCGGAGGCCGGGACGGTCCTCGACGCCCTCACCCTGGGCGCCGTCGCCGCGGTGGGGGTGGCCGAGGTCGAGGCCACCCGCCCGGTGCGGGTCCGGGCCGTGGCCACGGGGGACGAGCTGGCCCCGCTGGGCACCGAGCTGGGCCCGGGGCAGCTCCCGGACTGCAACTCCTGGCTGGTGCACGGCCTGGCCACGGCGCTCGGCCATCCCACCGAGCGGGTCCTGCTCGACCACGACGACCCGGAGGAGCTCGGCCGCCGCCTGCCGGAGCTCACCGCGGACACCGACCTGCTCGTCTTCACCGGCGGGGTGAGCGCCGGCGCCTTCGAGGTGGTCCGCCAGTGCCTGGAGCCCCGCGGCATCGAGTTCGGGCAGGTGTCCATGCAGCCGGGCAAGCCGCAGGGCGTCGGGCAGCTCGACGGCGTGACCGTGCTCTGCCTGCCGGGCAACCCGGTCTCGGCGGTCGTGTCCTTCCTGGCCTTCGCCCGCCCGTGGCTGGATGCCGCCAGCGGCCGGGAGACCCCCGGGCCGGTGACGACCGTGCTCGGCGACGGGTGGGCCAAGAAGCCGGGCCGCACCCAGTACATGCCCGTCACCCTCAGCCCCGAGGAGGGCCGGCTGGTGGCCCGGCGGCGCAGCGCCGAGGGCTCCCTCTCGCACCTGGCCTCCCGCCTGGCGGGGGTGGACGGATTCGCGATCGTCCCGGCTGCGGCCGAGGGCGTGCAGGAGGGGGACCTCGTCGAGGTCATGATGGTGCCATGA
- a CDS encoding MogA/MoaB family molybdenum cofactor biosynthesis protein yields the protein MVTSHVVTASDRPSAGRAEDRSGPLLAEWLAGRGHTVERVVVPDGEPVAQAVRRAVEAGAELVLTTGGTGVTPRDRTPEVVAPLLCVEIPGIIEQVRAVGAAKGVAGAPLTRGVAGLVEGEHGRTVVITLPGSTGGVRDAIGVLDPLLDHLLDQVRGGDH from the coding sequence ATGGTCACCAGTCACGTCGTCACCGCGTCGGACCGGCCGAGCGCCGGTCGAGCCGAGGACCGCTCCGGGCCGCTGCTCGCCGAGTGGCTGGCCGGGAGGGGGCACACGGTGGAGCGGGTGGTGGTGCCGGACGGGGAGCCCGTGGCGCAGGCCGTGCGGCGGGCCGTCGAGGCGGGGGCCGAGCTCGTGCTCACCACCGGCGGCACCGGGGTCACGCCCCGCGACCGCACACCCGAGGTGGTCGCGCCCCTGCTGTGCGTCGAGATCCCAGGGATCATCGAGCAGGTGCGGGCCGTCGGCGCGGCGAAGGGCGTGGCCGGGGCGCCGCTCACCCGGGGGGTGGCCGGCCTCGTCGAGGGGGAGCACGGGCGGACCGTCGTCATCACCCTGCCCGGCAGCACCGGCGGGGTGCGCGACGCGATCGGCGTGCTCGATCCGCTGCTGGACCACCTGCTCGACCAGGTGCGCGGCGGTGACCACTGA
- a CDS encoding MoaD/ThiS family protein, which translates to MTLQIRWYAGAAQAAGTESETATLSGPGSIREVLAAHRPGAAAVLERCSFLVDGRRLEGEEPFPTEAGTLDVLPPFAGG; encoded by the coding sequence ATGACCCTGCAGATCCGCTGGTACGCCGGCGCGGCCCAGGCTGCCGGCACCGAGTCCGAGACGGCCACCCTCAGCGGGCCCGGCAGCATCCGGGAGGTGCTCGCCGCCCACCGCCCGGGCGCGGCGGCCGTCCTGGAGCGCTGCAGCTTCCTCGTCGACGGCCGCCGCCTGGAGGGTGAGGAGCCCTTCCCCACCGAGGCCGGCACGCTCGACGTGCTGCCGCCCTTCGCCGGCGGATGA
- a CDS encoding HepT-like ribonuclease domain-containing protein, translated as MSTLRELEPGTAARLHDVHRLCLRAEALAARGRGWFDSDPELGVPHLAADSLVLKLGEAVRRLPEEFLEERRADPTWRRAIGMRNRIAHEYDAVDYEIVWQVVSQHARALRITIEEILGQDG; from the coding sequence GTGAGCACGCTCCGTGAGCTCGAGCCGGGGACGGCTGCACGCCTACACGACGTCCACCGGCTCTGTCTCCGAGCCGAGGCCCTCGCCGCCAGAGGGCGTGGGTGGTTCGACTCCGACCCGGAGTTGGGTGTGCCCCACCTGGCCGCGGACTCCTTGGTGCTGAAGCTGGGTGAGGCCGTGCGTCGGCTTCCCGAAGAGTTCCTCGAGGAGCGACGTGCGGATCCCACGTGGAGGCGTGCCATCGGCATGAGAAACCGCATCGCCCACGAGTACGACGCCGTGGACTACGAGATCGTGTGGCAGGTGGTGTCCCAGCACGCAAGGGCTCTCCGGATCACGATCGAGGAGATCCTCGGCCAGGACGGCTGA
- a CDS encoding response regulator transcription factor, whose translation MAPLSEREREVVGAVARGLSNAEIAAELFLSEATVKAHLAHVVTKLDANRTQVATLGHDAGLDETG comes from the coding sequence CTGGCCCCGCTGAGCGAGCGCGAGCGGGAGGTGGTCGGCGCCGTGGCCCGGGGACTGAGCAACGCCGAGATCGCCGCCGAGCTCTTCCTCTCCGAGGCGACCGTCAAGGCACACCTGGCGCACGTCGTCACGAAGCTGGACGCCAACCGCACCCAGGTGGCGACCCTCGGTCACGACGCGGGGCTCGACGAGACCGGCTGA
- a CDS encoding nucleotidyltransferase family protein codes for METMPVTTPGRALARHRSALIALLASHGLTNPRVFGSVARREDVPGSDLDVLVDVTPQLDLLELIDAAEEAEALLEVPVELVASRALRPGHEILRTAVAL; via the coding sequence ATGGAGACGATGCCGGTCACGACGCCGGGGCGCGCCCTGGCGCGGCACCGGTCTGCGCTCATCGCCCTGCTTGCCAGTCACGGGTTGACCAACCCCCGCGTCTTCGGGTCCGTGGCACGTCGTGAGGACGTCCCCGGGAGCGATCTCGACGTTCTCGTCGACGTCACACCTCAGCTTGATCTGCTGGAGCTCATCGACGCCGCCGAGGAGGCCGAGGCCCTGCTGGAGGTGCCGGTCGAACTCGTGGCCTCCCGAGCGCTCCGCCCCGGGCACGAGATCCTGCGGACCGCGGTGGCCCTGTGA
- a CDS encoding HesA/MoeB/ThiF family protein encodes MSADALQDDQWARQRVLLEEGNRVLRASSALVVGCGGLGAGAIPALVASGVGRVVLLDDDVVELSNLNRQTLFTHADLGALKVERVVARMRELSPESRIEGEVRRLTAQDAEFVQGFDVVLDCTDKVASRTAISTSCREAGVPWIWSAIDGWQGVLSVFVPGGPQWEDASAMREELPAPPQILGATPAMLGAWQAAEAVKLLTGQGRPLVGRIAVVDLLAGTVREMPLVARGA; translated from the coding sequence GTGAGTGCTGACGCGCTGCAGGACGACCAGTGGGCCCGGCAGCGGGTGCTGCTCGAGGAGGGCAACCGGGTGCTGCGGGCCTCCTCGGCGCTCGTCGTGGGCTGCGGCGGGCTGGGGGCCGGGGCGATCCCCGCGCTCGTGGCCAGCGGGGTGGGGCGGGTCGTGCTCCTCGACGACGACGTCGTGGAGCTGAGCAATCTCAACCGGCAGACCCTCTTCACGCACGCCGACCTCGGTGCGCTCAAGGTGGAGCGGGTCGTGGCCCGCATGCGGGAGCTCTCGCCCGAGTCGCGGATCGAGGGGGAGGTCCGCCGCCTCACCGCACAGGACGCCGAGTTCGTGCAGGGCTTCGACGTGGTGCTCGACTGCACCGACAAGGTCGCCTCCCGCACGGCCATCTCGACGAGTTGCCGGGAGGCCGGCGTGCCCTGGATCTGGTCGGCGATCGACGGCTGGCAGGGCGTGCTCAGCGTGTTCGTCCCCGGCGGGCCGCAGTGGGAGGACGCCAGCGCCATGCGCGAGGAGCTGCCCGCCCCGCCGCAGATCCTCGGGGCCACCCCGGCGATGCTCGGTGCCTGGCAGGCCGCGGAGGCGGTCAAGCTGCTCACCGGGCAGGGGCGGCCCCTGGTGGGCCGCATCGCCGTGGTCGACCTGCTGGCCGGCACGGTGCGCGAGATGCCGCTCGTGGCCCGCGGGGCCTGA
- a CDS encoding cation-translocating P-type ATPase translates to MGHAASFSTPVVADQERDWALVDGPEVATELGTDPEHGLSSAEAATRLAQHGPNELDAEPPEPAWKRLARQFSDPLIHLLLAAIVISVAAWWFEGAQGLPVDAVVILLIVVANAIIGYVQEGKAADAVAALQRMSEVTAGVVRDGQQLRVPATEVVPGDLLVLAEGDSVPADARLLRASSLQVAEASLTGESQPVTKSPATLAEHVPLGDRTNMVFKGTAVTQGLGRAVVTETGMGTEMGHIARMLNETEQESTPLEKEIAGVGKVLGRSVIVIALVVMGAVALTSDIRTAQDAVDVLLLGVSLAVAAVPEGLPAILSLVLSIGVQAMSRRNAIIKSLSSVETLGSASVICSDKTGTLTRNEMTMVRVRSRSGAAEISGVGYAPEGDVLVEGSPLLEQDPELDLREEDIVVLSGGTLASDAEVRQEEDGSWSVIGDPTEAAFVVAEQKAGLTQRRQERFTRIGEVPFTSDRKMMSVVVEDADHTDAEGRVQRTLVAKGAPDVLLEHCTRAREGERVVDLTAADREQVERDVAEMSDQALRTLAVAYRPLEPGEYEAALAGDGSLDGEAGLALEEGLILVGTVGIIDPPRTEAAEAVAEAHRAGIRVVMITGDHPATALRIAQELGIVGQGARAVAGPELDGMDDAQLREVVREVSVFARVAPEHKLQLIAALQAEGQIVSMTGDGVNDAPALRKADIGVAMGVTGTEVSKQAADMILVDDNFSTIVSAVRQGRVIFANIRKFLRYLLSSNMGEVLTMFLGVMLAEYLGLTGHGEAVVAPLLATQILWINLVTDSAPALAMGIDPETEDVMAARPRPLSERVINTRMWTGILTIGLVMAVVTLLALDMELPGGLVEGHQSVENARTAAFTTLVLAQLFNALNSRSETVSAFHRLFTNRWLWLSLAFGLVSQVAVVHVPFLQAAFGTEALTLDQWLKCLALASCVLWFDELRKVVLRWRGEPAPAEPTPRLEPALT, encoded by the coding sequence ATGGGTCACGCCGCATCGTTCAGCACCCCGGTCGTCGCCGATCAGGAGCGCGACTGGGCCCTGGTCGACGGGCCGGAGGTGGCCACCGAGCTGGGGACGGACCCCGAGCACGGTCTGAGCTCGGCCGAGGCCGCCACCCGGCTGGCGCAGCACGGCCCCAACGAGCTCGACGCCGAGCCCCCGGAACCGGCCTGGAAGCGCCTCGCCCGCCAGTTCTCCGACCCGCTGATCCACCTGCTCCTGGCCGCCATCGTCATCTCGGTGGCGGCCTGGTGGTTCGAGGGGGCCCAAGGCCTCCCGGTCGACGCCGTGGTCATCCTGCTCATCGTGGTCGCCAACGCGATCATCGGCTACGTCCAGGAGGGCAAGGCCGCCGACGCGGTGGCCGCCCTGCAGCGGATGTCCGAGGTGACCGCCGGGGTGGTGCGCGACGGCCAGCAGCTGCGCGTCCCCGCCACCGAGGTGGTCCCCGGTGACCTGCTGGTCCTCGCCGAGGGCGACTCGGTCCCGGCCGACGCCCGCCTCCTGCGCGCCTCCTCGCTGCAGGTGGCCGAGGCCTCGCTGACCGGGGAATCCCAGCCGGTCACCAAGTCCCCGGCCACGCTCGCCGAGCACGTCCCGCTGGGCGACCGGACGAACATGGTCTTCAAGGGCACCGCGGTCACCCAGGGACTGGGGCGGGCCGTGGTGACCGAGACCGGCATGGGCACCGAGATGGGGCACATCGCCCGGATGCTCAACGAGACCGAGCAGGAGTCCACCCCGCTGGAGAAGGAGATCGCCGGCGTCGGCAAGGTGCTCGGCCGGTCGGTCATCGTCATCGCCCTGGTGGTCATGGGGGCGGTCGCGCTCACCAGCGACATCCGCACCGCCCAGGACGCCGTCGACGTGCTCCTGCTCGGCGTCTCGCTGGCCGTGGCCGCCGTCCCCGAGGGGTTGCCGGCGATCCTCTCGCTCGTGCTCTCCATCGGCGTGCAGGCGATGAGCCGGCGCAACGCCATCATCAAGTCGCTCTCCTCGGTGGAGACGCTCGGCTCGGCCTCGGTGATCTGCTCGGACAAGACCGGCACCCTGACCCGCAACGAGATGACGATGGTGCGGGTCCGCTCCCGCTCCGGCGCGGCCGAGATCAGCGGGGTCGGCTACGCACCGGAGGGGGATGTGCTCGTCGAGGGGTCCCCGCTGCTGGAGCAGGACCCCGAGCTGGACCTGCGCGAGGAGGACATCGTCGTCCTCAGCGGCGGCACCCTGGCCTCGGACGCCGAGGTCCGGCAGGAGGAGGACGGCTCGTGGTCGGTCATCGGCGACCCCACCGAGGCGGCCTTCGTCGTGGCCGAGCAGAAGGCCGGCCTGACCCAGCGGCGGCAGGAGCGGTTCACCCGGATCGGGGAGGTGCCCTTCACCTCGGACCGCAAGATGATGTCGGTGGTCGTCGAGGACGCCGACCACACCGACGCGGAGGGCCGCGTCCAGCGGACCCTCGTCGCCAAGGGCGCCCCCGACGTGCTGCTCGAGCACTGCACCCGGGCCCGGGAGGGGGAGCGCGTCGTGGATCTCACCGCCGCCGACCGGGAGCAGGTGGAGCGCGACGTCGCCGAGATGTCCGACCAGGCCCTGCGTACCCTCGCCGTGGCCTACCGGCCGCTGGAGCCGGGGGAGTACGAGGCGGCCCTGGCCGGCGACGGCTCCCTCGACGGCGAGGCGGGCCTGGCGCTCGAGGAGGGGCTGATCCTCGTCGGGACGGTCGGCATCATCGACCCGCCCCGCACCGAGGCCGCCGAGGCCGTGGCCGAGGCGCATCGGGCCGGCATCCGCGTCGTGATGATCACCGGGGACCACCCGGCCACCGCCCTGCGGATCGCCCAGGAGCTCGGCATCGTCGGGCAGGGCGCCCGGGCGGTCGCCGGTCCGGAGCTCGACGGGATGGACGACGCGCAGCTGCGCGAGGTGGTCCGGGAGGTCTCCGTCTTCGCCCGGGTGGCTCCGGAGCACAAGCTCCAGCTCATCGCCGCCCTGCAGGCCGAGGGGCAGATCGTCTCCATGACCGGCGACGGGGTGAACGACGCCCCGGCCCTGCGCAAGGCCGACATCGGGGTGGCGATGGGCGTCACCGGGACCGAGGTCTCCAAGCAGGCCGCGGACATGATCCTCGTGGACGACAACTTCTCCACGATCGTCTCCGCGGTGCGGCAGGGGCGGGTGATCTTCGCCAACATCCGCAAGTTCCTGCGCTACCTGCTCTCCTCGAACATGGGTGAGGTCCTCACGATGTTCCTCGGCGTGATGCTCGCCGAGTACCTCGGCCTGACCGGCCACGGGGAGGCCGTCGTCGCCCCACTGCTGGCCACGCAGATCCTCTGGATCAACCTCGTCACCGACTCGGCGCCGGCGCTCGCGATGGGGATCGACCCCGAGACCGAGGACGTCATGGCCGCCCGACCCCGCCCGCTCTCCGAGCGGGTCATCAACACCCGGATGTGGACTGGGATCCTCACCATCGGCCTGGTGATGGCCGTGGTGACCCTGCTGGCCCTGGACATGGAGCTGCCCGGCGGGCTCGTCGAGGGGCACCAGTCGGTGGAGAACGCCCGCACCGCGGCCTTCACCACGCTGGTGCTCGCGCAGCTGTTCAACGCGCTGAACTCGCGCTCGGAGACCGTCTCGGCCTTCCACCGCCTCTTCACCAACCGCTGGCTGTGGCTGTCGCTGGCCTTCGGCCTGGTCTCGCAGGTGGCCGTGGTGCACGTGCCCTTCCTGCAGGCGGCCTTCGGCACCGAGGCGCTCACCCTCGACCAGTGGCTGAAGTGCCTGGCCCTGGCCTCGTGCGTGCTCTGGTTCGACGAGCTCCGCAAGGTGGTGCTCCGCTGGCGTGGTGAGCCTGCCCCGGCCGAGCCCACACCGCGCTTGGAACCTGCCCTGACCTGA